TTTTAACAGGAACATCAACTACAGCCAATGCATTGGAAAGAGAATAGTTCGTTACATTCGTAATTAGTCCATTAGGGATAATAAATACTTCTCCGGTTGCACTTAACAGTCTTGTTGTTCGCAATCCGATTAATTCTACAGTCCCTTTATAAGTACCTGTCTGAATTACATCACCAACCGCAAATTGGTCCTCCAAAATAATAAAGAACCCTGTAATAACATCCTTCACCAGACTTTGTGCTCCAAAACCTACTGCCAGACCAAGTACACCTGCTCCGGCCAACAAGGGTGCTAAATCGAAGTGGAACTCTGAAAGAATGAGCATGATCATCACAAAATTACAGATAACCGTTACTACATTTTTCATCAATTCCCCTACCGTAGTAAACCTTCGTGTGTTAGACAGAATTCTGCCACCCGTTTTACGTTCAAGCGAACGATCAATAATATTAGAAACAATCTTAATAATAACCCTAGTTAAGAGAAAAATAATAAGAATTCGTAGTCCTGAGAATAAGGCATTGGCCCACATATCAGCATCGGTAAACCAATTCCACACCTTATCTTTAAAACGCAAGGCATCTTTTACAGCATCACCGGGAGTAGTAGCCTCTAATATCCACCTATTCATATTGTATAGTCCTCCCTACCTCTCAATCAGTATGTAGTTCTCGTTGTGTTTTCCGTAGATACCGCGTATTTCGATATTCTGTTCCGTTACTATCCTTTGTACCTCTTCCAGTGCACTTTGATAAAACTGAATCGATATCGCGCATCCTGCCGTGATCTCTTTCGGGGTTGGAAATATATCAATTTCAATTTCCGCATACTCAAGCAGCATTTCAGCACGAAGCGCCTGCTGGGTAGAGTCAAACGCGATCAACATCTCTTCCTGCATATACGTTACGCCTCCCATAGGTTTATCGTCCTATCTCTTGCCGCTGTAGTATAAAACCCCTCTTCTATCCATATACTAGATACCATCAAATAGAATCAGCTTCAGAAAGGAAGATGGTATGAATTTTTCATCGAAAGCTACATCAGCGCAAGAAACGTCCTGTTTAAAAATATCACATACCGATCCCGATATCTATTCTGCTATTACCCACCGGCTACTGTTTCACTTTGCACGTACACGCCCGGAAACACAGATTGTCGTCATTTGTGTAGGTACGGACCGATCCACAGGAGATTCTCTTGGCCCTCTTGTTGGCACTGCATTGTCACGTTTTCATAGTCCGCTGTTTCATTTATATGGAACTCTTGAGGAGCCTGTCCATGCTGTTAACCTTGAGGAAACTCTATCCCTAATCAACGAAAGATATAGTAACCCCTTTATCATCGGTATAGATGCTTGTTTAGGTCACTCTACTAGTGTAGGATGCATCCAAGTCGTTGAAGGGCCTTTGAGACCAGGTGCTGGCGTAAATAAACAATTGCCGCCGGTAGGTGATATCCATTTGACGGGAATCGTTAATGTCGGCGGCTTTATGGAGTATTTTGTATTACAGAACACGCGATTAAGTTTAGTTATGCGATTATCTGATATTATAGCTACGAGTCTATATTCTGCCTTAAAGCAATGGAATCTTCATGCTAGGTCCGCTGCAACGCGAGAGTAACTACTTCTTTTTCTTCAGGTGATAAGACATATTGTGATTCGCCATTCTGCATAGGTTTAGAGTAAATGTAAGAATTCTCACGATTATGAAGACTGGTTAATACAATACCACTACTGTTGTCATCCAGTATAGCGACTGAGAAACTCAGATCATTGCCACGTTCACCAAAGGCATTATAACGTTTCAGCGCAATATTGGACTTCATGCCACGCATTCTAGTTTGAGTTGCTTCTAATACGGTTTTTTGTTCACGTTGTTCTTCTTCCAGCATGTCGCTTTGGTTCTTCAGATCAATTAGAAGGCCTTCCAGATCCTCCACACCGCTTCCAGCCATCATGGCCTCATATTTACGCCGCATAGCACGTAGCTTAGCCCCCTGGGCGATCACAGTGATTATCAGCACCAACATAATTACTGTAAAACCAAACACAAACCACTGCAACTGCTCACTAATTAATTGATTTAATTCAGACATGAATGGACCATCCTTTTTATTCATCTGCTGCGGGCATTGCCATATAACTCATCCATAGCAGCCAGCATTCTGCTTATATTATGCTCTGTCGTATCTACACCTACACTCGCCCGAACAGCACCACTCTCTAGCGTGTCAACCGCCTTATGTGCCAAAGGGGTACAATGCATACCCGCTCTGACCGCTATTTTATAATCACGATCTAGACGGTGAGCAATATTCGCCGATTCTTCTCCATCTACCACAAAAGATACAATGCCAGTTCTCGGAGCCCCTAGAGAGGGTCCTAATATTCTAATGCCTGGGATGTTGGACAACCCTTCCATTAGCTTTTGAGTTAATGTCCATTCACTCTCATGGATAACATTCGTCCCTAAAGATTGTACCTTTTGAACACCTGCTAGTAAACCGGCAATCCCTACCGTATTTTGTGTTCCCGCTTCATATCGATCTGGACGAACAGAGGGTTGATCACTGTTTTCAGATTGACTCCCCGTTCCTCCATGCATTAAGGGTTCAAGATCCAATTCAGGTGATATATAAAGCCCACCGGTTCCTTGTGGTCCAAGTAGTCCTTTATGCCCCGGAAATGCCAATAAGTCTATATTCATTTTTTTAACATCAATATCAAGTGAGCCTGCACTTTGAGCTGCATCCACTAGAAACACAGCACCATGCGATTTAACGATATCACCAATATCACCGATAGGGAGTATACTTCCTAGTAAATTCGAGCTGTGATTGCAGATCACCATTTTGGTATTCGGCTGGAAAGCATTTTTGAGTTCTTTTAAATCCAATTGCCCTTCACGATCCACTTTTAGATAGTCAACTTTTATCCCAAGTGTCTTACGCAAGTATTCCAGCGGCCGTCTCACAGAATTGTGTTCTGTCATCGTTGAAATCACGTGATCTCCCACTTTAAGCGTCCCTCTGATCGCCATATTCAAACTCATCGTAGTATTATGGGTAAAAGCTATATTTTGCGCATTAGATACACCGAACAATCCCGCCAGCACACTCCGCGTCTTTACTAACACTCGACCGCTTCCTATCGCTAGCGAGTAATTACCTCTACCAGCATTCGCTCCTGACTGCAGAGCATTCATCATCGCAGCTGCAACCTCTGGTGGTTTCGGCCACGAGGTTGCTGCGTGATCCAGATATACGAAGTCTTCCATAACCTCGCTCCTCGTCTATTACCCTTTTTTAATCAACTTATTCAAAAAAACATACCCCTAATTATCCGATTAAGGATATCTCAGGATATGTTCTTGGCATAGATACCCATTTAGTTACCCAATAATTCCAACAATCTTTCTAAATCCTGAGCACTGTAGTAATTCAGTTCAATCTTTCCTTTTTCCTTGCCCTGTTTTATTTTCACCGTTGTTTTAAAACGTTCACGCAATACTTCCTCTACATTATCAATATAGGGATCACGTTTAACAACTTTGACTTTAACTCCATTAGTAGGTTTTCGGTCCAAGTTCTTCACTGTTTCTTCTAGCTCTCTTACACTCCACTGTTGTTCCACGCATTGTTCGGCCAGTTGTTTAATTACTTCCGGATCCTTTAAAGCAACAATTGCCCGCGCGTGCCCCATTGACATTGTTCCACGTGAAACATATTCTTTTACTTCTTCAGGTAAAGAAAGCAATCTCAGGAAGTTGGCGATATGAGATCTGGACTTTCCTACCTTAAGCGAGAGTTCTTCCTGCGTGAGTGAAAACTGATCCATTAGGCCTTGGTAAGCCACTGCGATCTCCATTGCATTTAAGTTCTCACGTTGCAAGTTCTCAATTAAGGCAATCTCCATAACCTGTTGATCACTAAGATTTCTAACAACTGCTGGGATTGTAGCTTTGCCACAATATTGCGAAGCCCGGAATCTGCGTTCGCCGGCAATGATCTCATACCCCTTCAATACGCTACGGACTATGATCGGCTGAATCACGCCATGTTGTCTGATAGATTCTGCCAGTTCTTGAATGGCCTCTTCATTAAAATCTTTACGTGGTTGATATGGATTAGCACGTAGTTGAGCTAAGGGAATCTCAACTACCTTATCATCTTCATTAATAGATAAAGATGGAATCAGCGCATCCAGACCTTTTCCTAAACGTTTACTCATAAGAAATCACTTCCTTTGCCAACTCTAAATACACTTCCGCTCCTTTAGAGCGAGGATCATAAGTGATAATGGATTGTCCATGTGAAGGCGCTTCACTTAACCGGACATTCCGAGGAATAATCGTTCTATATACTTTCTCTTGGAAATACTTCTTAACCTCTTCTATCACCTGGATTCCCAGATTGGTCCGGGCATCAAGCATAGTCAATAATACTCCCTCTATCTTCAGATGCGGGTTGAGATTCTTTTGCACCAGACGAACTGTGTTTAAAAGCTGACTCAAACCCTCAAGTGCATAATATTCACACTGGATCGGGATGATTACCGAATCCGCTGCCGTAAGAGAATTGATTGTTAAAATGCCAAGTGAAGGAGGACAATCGATGATAATATAATCATAATTGTTTTTAACCGCATTCAGCGCCTTTTTTAGCTTTAGCTCTCTGGAAATCGTCGATACTAACTCGATTTCCGCACCCGCTAATTGAATGGTCGCCGGAATGATATGCAGTCCTTCATTTTGAGTTTCCAGTATGGTTTCTAGAGGATTTACCTCATTTATAAGAATGTCATATATACAATTCGCCACGTCCGCCTTGTTGACGCCAACGCCGCTAGTAGTGTTACCTTGAGGATCGATATCAACTAGAAGCACTCTTTTTCCTAATGTAGCCATACCGGCACCTAGGTTCACGGAGGTTGTTGTTTTACCGACACCGCCTTTTTGATTTGCTATGGCAATAATCTTGGACACTTATTTCACCTCGAATAGTTAGGAAGAATCTTCTCGTAGATCGCAAGTACAAATGTTCCTGACGCTGATATAGCGTCACACTTTATGAAGAATATAGACAACTATTATATACTGGAACTTTAAATTACAGGCCTGGCCAACACATCCCGGTTCTAGCCACACCAAAGGCGGCCAATCACCTCAAGGCCGCCTTCAGCTTTTGAAACAATTTATCTTTTGGGGATTTGGATTACAATCTCGTAATGGTCACCACGGTCATTTTCTGACGTTTTGATTTCCATCCCTGAGCCTGACACCATATCAATAGATTGACGAATTGTATTAAGAGCTAGACGAACATCCTTGGTATAGGAGACCCGCTTTGATTTTTTAGTTTGTGAGACTTGTTTGTAGAAAGCAATACGAGCTTCTGTTTGTTTAACATTTAAGCCTTTTGAAATGATTTCTGCCAACACTTTCAGTTGCATCTCCACACTATCGAGTGATAATAATGAACGTGCATGTCTTTCAGAAATCTGACGCTCCATTAACGCCATCTTAACCTCTTCAGGTAAATTAAGTAAGCGAATTTTATTAGCTATGGTAGACTGACTTTTACCTAGTCGTTGTGCTAAGCTTTCTTGCGTCAATTGATGAAGATCAATTAACTTTTGATAAGCAACAGCTTCTTCAATAGAGGTCAAGCCCTCACGCTGTAAGTTTTCTATAAGCGCAATAGATGCGGCCTGTGAATCATTGAATTCACGAACAATGGCTGGAATCGTCTCTAAACCAAGCTTTTTGACCGCACGCCAGCGTCGTTCACCTGCAATGATCTCGTACACGGAATCTCGCATGCGTACAACTATGGGTTGAATGACCCCATGAGTTTTAATCGTCTGGCACAACTCATCGATCTTGTCGTCATCGAATATCGTCCGTGGTTGGTAAGGACTGCTAATGACCTCATGAACTGGTATTTGTTTAATCTCTTCTCCGCTGCTCCGCTCGGTAAATCCAAATAGCTTGGTAAATTGTTCTTTCATTCCGTTCATAACCACCTAATTTCGTTATAGTACGATCTTCTTGACCCTCTTCTCGGAAAGCGTATCGTACAGCAATAAAAAACATTCTGATATTATGAAATGGCCTGCAGCTATCAGGCATCATAATCTCTCCTTCTTTCGAACAAGAGTACAGAGAAGGAGTTATATACAAAATTAAAAGTCTACTATGCTATTCTATCACTTTTCTCTACATAATCATATTCTCCGTAAAGACCTATTTTTCCTGCATTTTCATAATGATAGCCGCTTAATAAACATATCAATTTAGTTTATCTTTTAATTAAAGTTCATTTGAGATCGTTATCCTAATTCCACTCAAAAAAAGGTCACCCTCTAAAATGAGGATGACCTTAAATATATTTTCCAATCTATAATGTTTCACGTGAAACATTATTTGATAAGTGGTGTTTTGGCAGGAATTCCCGCTTTTCGTGGGTACTTAGAAGGAGTGGCACCTGTCTTACGAATAATGACAATATGTCGCGCCGACTCTTCCACAGGTAAGCTGAAAGAATCTACTTTGCCGAGTTGAGCACGAAGTTCCTTTAAGCTGTACTTTGCCTCATCTAATTCTTCAGAAGGATCGCTTCCCTTCATGGCAGCGAAAACTCCATCCTTACGTGTAAAAGGAAGACAAAATTCATTCAACAAGGATAATCTCGCCACCGCACGCGCAGTCACCAAATCATAGGCATCACGATGCTTGAATTGCCGGGCAATATCCTCCGCACGACCATGAATCAATTGCACATCCGTTAATTTCAACGTAGTACAGACATGCTGTAGAAAAGAGATTCTTTTACTCAGTGAATCAATGATCGTCAGCTTCAAATGTGGAAAACAAATTTTAAGCGGAATGCCTGGAAACCCGGCTCCCGAACCGATATCTGCTAAATTGTTTATCTCATTGATATTAAGGAAAAAGGCTAGAGAGATCGAATCATAAAAATGTTTCGTGTAAACCTGCTCACGCTCTGTTATTCCAGTGAGATTCATTTTTTCATTCCAGGATACGAGTTCCTTATAGTAAAGATCGAATTGCTCCAATTGTTCTGCTGTAAGTGTAATGCCTCTTTCTTGTAAAAGCTGTGTGAATTGAACTTCCGTATTATCCATAGATTATCCTTTCGCCGCGGTTACCCGGTTGTAATGCTCGAGATATACGAGGAGAATAGAAATGTCGGCAGGTGTGACTCCCGCAATCCGAGAGGCCTGCCCGATAGAGATTGGACGGATCTTAGTCAGCTTCTGCCGCGCTTCCATCGCTAATCCATGGATTTCATTATAATTAATGTCATCTGGAATTTTCTTCTTCTCCATCTTTTGCAAGCGCTCCACATGTTGGAGCTGTTTTTCAATATATCCGGCATATTTGATTTGGATTTCCACTTGCTCCTTCATTTCTGCATCCAGCATTTCCGGTGATGGCGAGACTTGATCTACGAAGCTATATACAAGCTCTGGACGCCGCATCAAAACAAGCAAATTACTGCCGTCTACAATAGGTGCCGATTCATATTGCGCTAGTACATGGTTTACCTCAACAGGTTTAACCTTTGTCTCTTGCAGACGAACAATTTCACGCTCCACCCGTTCTTTTTTATCCGTGAAGTTATCGAAACGTTCCTGTGTAATCAAACCAATGTCGTAACCGATAGGTGTAAGTCTTAAATCTGCATTATCATGGCGAAGCAACAAACGATATTCTGCACGTGAAGTAAGCAGACGATAAGGTTCATTAGTGCCCTTAGTCACCAGATCATCAATGAGTACACCAATGTATCCCTGTGAACGATCTAAGATTACGGGTTCTTTGTCTTGCACTTTGCGTGCTGCATTAATTCCAGCCATTACACCTTGGCCAGCTGCTTCTTCATAACCGGAAGTACCATTGATTTGTCCAGCAGTGAAAAGACCAGGTAAACGTTTAGTTTCAAGAGATGGCCATAGCTGTGTAGGAACCATTGCATCATATTCAATAGCATAGCCGTTACGCATCATCTCTACCTTTTCCATACCAGGGATGGAACGCAGAATCGCCAGCTGTACATCCTCAGGAAGACTAGTCGACAGACCTTGTACATAGTATTCCGATGTATTTTTTCCTTCTGGCTCTAAAAAGATCTGATGCTTAGATTTATCACTAAATCTTACTACTTTATCTTCAATAGATGGGCAATAACGTGGACCTGTTCCTTCAATAATACCCGTAAACATCGGCGCACGATGAAGGTTGTCATTAATAATCTGATGAGTAACCTCAGAGGTATAAGTTAACCAACAAGGAAGCTGTTCATTGTTGGATGATTTCGTTTCAAACGAAAAGAATTTAGGCTCATCGTCGCCGGGTTGAATTTCTGTCTTCGAGAAATCGATCGTATCGCGATGTACACGTGGTGGTGTACCTGTCTTAAAACGCACCAATTCAAAACCAAGCTCCCGCAAATTCTCAGATAGCTTCACTGATGGCTGTTGATTGTTAGGTCCACTCTCATATGTCAGTTCACCCATGATCACCTTACCACGCAGGTAAGTACCTGTAGTCAGGATAACAGTCTTACTATGGTATTCCGTTCCTGTCTTCGTAACTACACCCGCACAACGTCCATCCTCAACGATTAAACGCTCAACCATCCCTTGACGAAGCGTCAAATTAGGCGTTTTCTCCATCGTTTCCTTCATTGTATGTTGGTACAAGAACTTATCAGCTTGTGCACGCAATGCATGCACCGCAGGTCCCTTCCCTGTGTTAAGCATACGAAGCTGAATAAAAGTCTTATCTATATTACGGCCCATTTCTCCGCCTAGCGCATCAATCTCACGCACCACATGTCCTTTGGCAGGTCCGCCTATGGACGGATTGCAGGGCATGAATGCAACCATATCCAGGTTAATTGTGATCATCAACGTGCTGCAGCCCATTCGTGCTGACGCTAGAGCTGCTTCGCAACCGGCATGACCGGCGCCAATGACGATTACGTCATAGTTGCCTCCATCATAACTCATGTCCTGTTTCCCCCTAATGTTATATTAAAATGTAAAACCTATTTTCCTAAACAAAATTGTGAGAATATTTGATCTAACAACGAGTCCGCTGCCGTATCGCCTATAATTTCACCGAGTTGTTCCCATGCTAGCCGTACATCGATTTGAATCATATCAATTGGAATATACTGTTCCGCCGCATCGTATGCATCCTGTAGTGATTTATAGGCTTTTTTAAGCAGTGCAATATGTCTCACATTACTTACATATGTCAAGTCACCCGATTCCAGCTTTCCACCAAAAAAGAGTGTCGAAATGGCATCTTCAAGTTTGTCTAGACCTTCCTCTTCCAGAACGGACATCGGTACGATATTGGACTCCTCAAAGAACGAGAGCAACTTATCCTTATCCAGTTTGGGCGGTAAGTCCATTTTATTCATGATCACTAGGCATTGTCTACCGTGGATTTGTTCCATCAATGCCAATTCGTCCTCATGCAGCTCTTCGTTAGCATTTAGCACAAGTAGAATCAGATCCGCATCACTAACTGCCGCCTTGGAACGTTCTACGCCAATCTTCTCCACTACATCCATCGTTTCACGAATTCCCGCCGTATCAAGCAGCTTAAGCGGAATGTTGTTTATCGTTATATATTCTTCGATGACATCACGTGTTGTTCCAGGAATATCTGTTACAATCGCTTTGTTATCACGTGCTAACGCGTTTAATAAAGAAGATTTACCAACATTGGGACGACCAACTATAGCTGTCGTTATCCCCTCACGTAGAATTTTTCCTTCATTAGAAGTCTTAAGAAGCTTTGTGATTCCTTCCATCACTTCACTGCTTTTATCTTTAATAAATTCAGCTGTCATGGATTCTACATCATGCTCTGGATAATCTATATTTACTTCGATATGAGCCAGCATCTCAATAAGTGTATGGCGCAAAGCATGAATTCGATCCGACAAGGATCCACTAACCTGCTTTAAAGCCACAGAAAACGCACGATCTGACTTCGAGCGAATGAGATCAATAACCGCCTCAGCCTGTGATAAATCAATACGTCCACCCAAGAAAGCACGCTTGGTGAACTCACCCGGCTCGGCTAACCTTATCTCCTGCTGAAGAAGTAAGTCCATCACCCTTCTTACAGAAATTACACCCCCATGAGCACTGATCTCTACTACATCCTCGGTCGTAAAAGAACGTGGGCCCTTCATTACGGTTACAAGTACTTCTTCCATCTTCTCTCCGTTATCCGGACTAACGATATGCCCATAATGAACGGTATGCGATTCCGCTTCAGTTAACGGAACTCGGCTACGAAACAAAGGCGCCACTTGGGAAATAGCCTGAGGGCCACTTACCCGAATAATAGCAATTCCTCCCTCGCCTAATGCCGTCGATACGGCAGCAATGGTGTCACTAAGCATGCTGTTTTTCACCCCAAAACCTATATTTTTTTGATCATAAACGGTCTTATATTGTTAAAAAAGCAATGACCCCTTACATTGGTCAAGGAGTCATTGCATCATATAGTCTTTACTTCAAAGTTATAACGACGCGGCGATTTGGCTCTTCGCCCTTACTAAGGGTATTCACTTGCCGATGATCCTGTAATCTGGAGTGAATAATTTTCCGTTCCTGAGGTGACATCGGTTCCAGTACT
This genomic stretch from Paenibacillus sp. FSL H7-0737 harbors:
- a CDS encoding mechanosensitive ion channel family protein, whose product is MNRWILEATTPGDAVKDALRFKDKVWNWFTDADMWANALFSGLRILIIFLLTRVIIKIVSNIIDRSLERKTGGRILSNTRRFTTVGELMKNVVTVICNFVMIMLILSEFHFDLAPLLAGAGVLGLAVGFGAQSLVKDVITGFFIILEDQFAVGDVIQTGTYKGTVELIGLRTTRLLSATGEVFIIPNGLITNVTNYSLSNALAVVDVPVKMERSLEATLGLIGEALKGIEERNSNVLAYPNVLGIQSMSTSEYVIRIAASCAPNARDAAERQIQNDIKQALEKQSMLELAQAEEEARKKAEAEAKAEIDLAKTEHALEVTGSANTGSRRQIAATQEGEEGEE
- a CDS encoding DUF3343 domain-containing protein, translating into MQEEMLIAFDSTQQALRAEMLLEYAEIEIDIFPTPKEITAGCAISIQFYQSALEEVQRIVTEQNIEIRGIYGKHNENYILIER
- the yyaC gene encoding spore protease YyaC — encoded protein: MNFSSKATSAQETSCLKISHTDPDIYSAITHRLLFHFARTRPETQIVVICVGTDRSTGDSLGPLVGTALSRFHSPLFHLYGTLEEPVHAVNLEETLSLINERYSNPFIIGIDACLGHSTSVGCIQVVEGPLRPGAGVNKQLPPVGDIHLTGIVNVGGFMEYFVLQNTRLSLVMRLSDIIATSLYSALKQWNLHARSAATRE
- a CDS encoding DUF4446 family protein → MSELNQLISEQLQWFVFGFTVIMLVLIITVIAQGAKLRAMRRKYEAMMAGSGVEDLEGLLIDLKNQSDMLEEEQREQKTVLEATQTRMRGMKSNIALKRYNAFGERGNDLSFSVAILDDNSSGIVLTSLHNRENSYIYSKPMQNGESQYVLSPEEKEVVTLALQRT
- a CDS encoding aminotransferase class V-fold PLP-dependent enzyme, translating into MEDFVYLDHAATSWPKPPEVAAAMMNALQSGANAGRGNYSLAIGSGRVLVKTRSVLAGLFGVSNAQNIAFTHNTTMSLNMAIRGTLKVGDHVISTMTEHNSVRRPLEYLRKTLGIKVDYLKVDREGQLDLKELKNAFQPNTKMVICNHSSNLLGSILPIGDIGDIVKSHGAVFLVDAAQSAGSLDIDVKKMNIDLLAFPGHKGLLGPQGTGGLYISPELDLEPLMHGGTGSQSENSDQPSVRPDRYEAGTQNTVGIAGLLAGVQKVQSLGTNVIHESEWTLTQKLMEGLSNIPGIRILGPSLGAPRTGIVSFVVDGEESANIAHRLDRDYKIAVRAGMHCTPLAHKAVDTLESGAVRASVGVDTTEHNISRMLAAMDELYGNARSR
- a CDS encoding ParB/RepB/Spo0J family partition protein yields the protein MSKRLGKGLDALIPSLSINEDDKVVEIPLAQLRANPYQPRKDFNEEAIQELAESIRQHGVIQPIIVRSVLKGYEIIAGERRFRASQYCGKATIPAVVRNLSDQQVMEIALIENLQRENLNAMEIAVAYQGLMDQFSLTQEELSLKVGKSRSHIANFLRLLSLPEEVKEYVSRGTMSMGHARAIVALKDPEVIKQLAEQCVEQQWSVRELEETVKNLDRKPTNGVKVKVVKRDPYIDNVEEVLRERFKTTVKIKQGKEKGKIELNYYSAQDLERLLELLGN
- a CDS encoding ParA family protein is translated as MSKIIAIANQKGGVGKTTTSVNLGAGMATLGKRVLLVDIDPQGNTTSGVGVNKADVANCIYDILINEVNPLETILETQNEGLHIIPATIQLAGAEIELVSTISRELKLKKALNAVKNNYDYIIIDCPPSLGILTINSLTAADSVIIPIQCEYYALEGLSQLLNTVRLVQKNLNPHLKIEGVLLTMLDARTNLGIQVIEEVKKYFQEKVYRTIIPRNVRLSEAPSHGQSIITYDPRSKGAEVYLELAKEVISYE
- the noc gene encoding nucleoid occlusion protein, translating into MKEQFTKLFGFTERSSGEEIKQIPVHEVISSPYQPRTIFDDDKIDELCQTIKTHGVIQPIVVRMRDSVYEIIAGERRWRAVKKLGLETIPAIVREFNDSQAASIALIENLQREGLTSIEEAVAYQKLIDLHQLTQESLAQRLGKSQSTIANKIRLLNLPEEVKMALMERQISERHARSLLSLDSVEMQLKVLAEIISKGLNVKQTEARIAFYKQVSQTKKSKRVSYTKDVRLALNTIRQSIDMVSGSGMEIKTSENDRGDHYEIVIQIPKR
- the rsmG gene encoding 16S rRNA (guanine(527)-N(7))-methyltransferase RsmG, with protein sequence MDNTEVQFTQLLQERGITLTAEQLEQFDLYYKELVSWNEKMNLTGITEREQVYTKHFYDSISLAFFLNINEINNLADIGSGAGFPGIPLKICFPHLKLTIIDSLSKRISFLQHVCTTLKLTDVQLIHGRAEDIARQFKHRDAYDLVTARAVARLSLLNEFCLPFTRKDGVFAAMKGSDPSEELDEAKYSLKELRAQLGKVDSFSLPVEESARHIVIIRKTGATPSKYPRKAGIPAKTPLIK
- the mnmG gene encoding tRNA uridine-5-carboxymethylaminomethyl(34) synthesis enzyme MnmG encodes the protein MSYDGGNYDVIVIGAGHAGCEAALASARMGCSTLMITINLDMVAFMPCNPSIGGPAKGHVVREIDALGGEMGRNIDKTFIQLRMLNTGKGPAVHALRAQADKFLYQHTMKETMEKTPNLTLRQGMVERLIVEDGRCAGVVTKTGTEYHSKTVILTTGTYLRGKVIMGELTYESGPNNQQPSVKLSENLRELGFELVRFKTGTPPRVHRDTIDFSKTEIQPGDDEPKFFSFETKSSNNEQLPCWLTYTSEVTHQIINDNLHRAPMFTGIIEGTGPRYCPSIEDKVVRFSDKSKHQIFLEPEGKNTSEYYVQGLSTSLPEDVQLAILRSIPGMEKVEMMRNGYAIEYDAMVPTQLWPSLETKRLPGLFTAGQINGTSGYEEAAGQGVMAGINAARKVQDKEPVILDRSQGYIGVLIDDLVTKGTNEPYRLLTSRAEYRLLLRHDNADLRLTPIGYDIGLITQERFDNFTDKKERVEREIVRLQETKVKPVEVNHVLAQYESAPIVDGSNLLVLMRRPELVYSFVDQVSPSPEMLDAEMKEQVEIQIKYAGYIEKQLQHVERLQKMEKKKIPDDINYNEIHGLAMEARQKLTKIRPISIGQASRIAGVTPADISILLVYLEHYNRVTAAKG
- the mnmE gene encoding tRNA uridine-5-carboxymethylaminomethyl(34) synthesis GTPase MnmE, which gives rise to MLSDTIAAVSTALGEGGIAIIRVSGPQAISQVAPLFRSRVPLTEAESHTVHYGHIVSPDNGEKMEEVLVTVMKGPRSFTTEDVVEISAHGGVISVRRVMDLLLQQEIRLAEPGEFTKRAFLGGRIDLSQAEAVIDLIRSKSDRAFSVALKQVSGSLSDRIHALRHTLIEMLAHIEVNIDYPEHDVESMTAEFIKDKSSEVMEGITKLLKTSNEGKILREGITTAIVGRPNVGKSSLLNALARDNKAIVTDIPGTTRDVIEEYITINNIPLKLLDTAGIRETMDVVEKIGVERSKAAVSDADLILLVLNANEELHEDELALMEQIHGRQCLVIMNKMDLPPKLDKDKLLSFFEESNIVPMSVLEEEGLDKLEDAISTLFFGGKLESGDLTYVSNVRHIALLKKAYKSLQDAYDAAEQYIPIDMIQIDVRLAWEQLGEIIGDTAADSLLDQIFSQFCLGK